A genomic stretch from Acidobacteriota bacterium includes:
- a CDS encoding flavodoxin family protein, whose amino-acid sequence MNFIIFNASFRKKGNSDILASLSLKEALNNEAVTAEIINLRDLRLEQCNGCMRCVFKDEICPLKDDFYPLMDKIVKADALLLISSTYVMSIPGYFKMLIDRFLLIRPYYEKLYLRPSASIGVSSPIDWNSFQLPSMNLFLLGLGFKIEESFIVYGAGPGEVLLDDNQISRVRQTVRKICELALNPVRKSYSDQISKHCPVCFSTIFERIEERKFRCPICLSEAEEIEGGFLFSGKSMNNHRWTEKNIEEHFENWILRTKDLFRKNLPEIFKRKKKFLSS is encoded by the coding sequence ATGAATTTTATTATATTCAATGCATCATTTCGAAAAAAAGGAAATTCAGATATATTAGCCTCTTTATCCTTAAAAGAGGCATTAAATAATGAAGCAGTTACAGCTGAGATAATCAATCTAAGAGATCTTCGACTGGAACAATGTAATGGTTGTATGAGATGTGTATTCAAAGATGAAATCTGTCCTTTAAAAGATGATTTCTATCCTCTGATGGATAAAATTGTTAAAGCTGATGCTTTGCTTCTTATATCATCAACTTATGTGATGAGCATTCCTGGTTATTTTAAAATGCTTATCGACAGATTCCTTTTGATTCGTCCTTATTATGAGAAACTATATCTAAGACCCTCCGCAAGCATAGGAGTATCCAGCCCTATAGATTGGAACTCTTTTCAGCTTCCTTCAATGAATTTATTTTTACTTGGTCTTGGATTCAAGATAGAAGAAAGTTTCATTGTTTATGGAGCAGGACCTGGAGAGGTTTTATTGGATGATAACCAAATATCCAGGGTCCGACAAACTGTAAGAAAAATATGCGAGCTTGCTTTAAATCCAGTTCGTAAGAGTTACTCTGATCAGATTTCCAAACACTGCCCTGTTTGTTTTTCAACTATATTCGAAAGAATAGAAGAAAGAAAATTTCGCTGCCCGATATGCTTATCTGAAGCGGAAGAAATAGAAGGGGGGTTCCTTTTTAGTGGAAAAAGTATGAATAATCACAGATGGACAGAAAAGAACATAGAAGAGCATTTTGAGAACTGGATTCTCAGAACAAAAGATTTATTTCGAAAGAATTTGCCAGAAATCTTTAAGAGGAAAAAAAAATTCCTCAGTTCTTGA
- a CDS encoding serine hydrolase has translation MKKIFFKFNLIFVAILFLIFIPTSLNAQKSSQKVILKGFSEFVNVTMKEWKVPGLAIAIIKDGEIILSEGFGLRDVKKGLKVTPQTLFAIGSCTKAFTAVSLGILVDEGKLDWDKPVRNYLPTFKLFDPIVTERMTPCDLITHRSGLPGHDLVWYGSSLTRKELFDRLQYLELSKDFRLVWQYQNLMYLAAGLLVEQISGITWEEFVQKRILEPLGMKNSNFSVNESQKASDFALPYREEKNEVKEIPFRNIDAMGPAGSMNSNVTEMANWILLNLNKGKFGKNQIISEANLAQIHFPQMVIQQPIKYDELFYASYGMGWLITAYRGHLMISHGGGIDGFTALVTFMPRDKIGVVILTNMSGTPIPEIIACNVYDRFLGLDQIPWNKRIKDEVAKAKEEAEKAKKDKDKDRKPDTKPSHPLEEYAGDFEHPGYGVVSIRKEGDDLKATFNSMSFSVKHYHYDIFELTDDSTGSTKLASFSTDIKGNISSVSIQMEPAVKEIIFTRMPEKKMQERKEGDKL, from the coding sequence ATGAAAAAAATATTCTTTAAATTTAATTTAATTTTTGTTGCTATTTTATTTCTTATTTTCATCCCTACATCTCTCAATGCTCAGAAAAGTTCACAAAAGGTAATTTTAAAAGGCTTTAGTGAATTTGTGAATGTTACCATGAAGGAATGGAAAGTTCCGGGACTTGCAATAGCAATCATAAAAGACGGAGAGATAATATTATCTGAAGGATTCGGGCTTCGGGATGTAAAAAAGGGACTAAAGGTAACTCCTCAAACTCTTTTTGCCATAGGGTCCTGTACTAAAGCGTTTACTGCAGTCTCTTTAGGAATCCTTGTAGATGAAGGAAAACTTGACTGGGATAAACCTGTAAGGAATTATCTTCCTACTTTCAAGCTATTCGATCCTATTGTAACTGAGAGGATGACACCCTGTGATTTAATTACGCACAGGTCTGGCTTGCCAGGGCATGATTTAGTATGGTATGGTTCTTCATTGACTCGGAAAGAACTTTTCGATCGCCTCCAGTATCTGGAGCTAAGTAAGGATTTTCGTTTGGTATGGCAGTATCAAAACCTCATGTATCTGGCAGCAGGTTTATTAGTCGAGCAAATCTCTGGCATAACCTGGGAAGAATTTGTTCAAAAAAGAATTCTTGAGCCATTGGGAATGAAAAACAGCAATTTCTCTGTAAATGAATCTCAAAAAGCCTCTGACTTTGCTCTTCCTTACAGGGAAGAAAAAAATGAAGTCAAAGAAATTCCATTCAGAAACATAGATGCCATGGGTCCTGCTGGCTCCATGAATTCCAATGTAACTGAAATGGCTAACTGGATTTTGCTCAATCTAAACAAAGGGAAGTTTGGTAAAAACCAGATTATCTCAGAGGCAAATCTCGCTCAGATTCATTTTCCTCAAATGGTTATACAGCAACCTATTAAATATGATGAGTTATTTTATGCAAGTTATGGAATGGGCTGGCTGATCACTGCTTACAGAGGACACTTGATGATTTCCCATGGAGGAGGCATCGATGGTTTTACTGCCCTTGTTACTTTTATGCCCAGGGATAAAATCGGGGTGGTTATTCTTACCAACATGAGTGGCACGCCGATTCCCGAGATTATCGCTTGCAATGTCTATGACCGTTTCCTTGGGCTTGACCAGATTCCTTGGAACAAGCGCATAAAGGATGAAGTGGCAAAAGCAAAAGAGGAAGCTGAAAAAGCAAAAAAAGATAAAGATAAAGACAGAAAACCAGATACAAAGCCATCTCATCCCCTTGAAGAATATGCTGGAGATTTTGAACATCCTGGATATGGAGTTGTCTCTATCAGGAAGGAAGGGGATGATTTAAAAGCAACTTTTAATTCAATGTCTTTTTCTGTAAAGCACTACCACTATGATATTTTCGAACTGACGGATGATTCAACTGGATCAACTAAACTGGCATCTTTCTCCACTGACATAAAAGGAAATATAAGTAGTGTATCAATTCAGATGGAGCCAGCTGTAAAAGAAATTATTTTTACAAGAATGCCTGAAAAGAAAATGCAAGAAAGAAAAGAGGGAGATAAACTATGA
- a CDS encoding aldehyde ferredoxin oxidoreductase family protein: MKGWTGYILRIDLSSKKVKQESFDEEFAKKWVGGRGFAIKILWDELKPGIDPLGPENKFIVALGPIAGVPAPNTGKTVVAAKSPLTGGYGDGNLGSWVTEQLRKAGYEAIIVEGKANSPTYIYIEDEKVEFLPANEIWGKGSYETIEWLNKKYGKRAGILTIGQAGENKVLYSIIRSMEGRAGGRPGMGAVMGSKNLKAIVVKGTKEMPVSDPGGMRKLGLDDLRKVGEMDKKSGWSEQGTTGILAWVNEVAALPVRNMRRTSHKDAWRLDGERLNAARIATYGCPNCTMRCGITILDTDKNKAEMDYENIGMLGSNLEIFDLAQVGSLNYLCDDFGLDTISAGGVLAFYADAIDQGVEKNDFKFGDPEKAKELLKKIALKKDEGELLALGTMKMAEKIGKDSDAYAMHVKGLEISAYNCKFVPGMALAYGTSAIGAHHKEAWIILYEITETQRESYGIEKAKKVIDLQRIRGGLFEVIVSCRFPWVELGWELNHYPEYFKKATGLDWTLNDFWKVSDRIYNLIRAFWVREFPDWDRKRDYPPKIWFDPANADKEGQIAGKILEYDKYNQLLDLYYKLRGWDKKGIPKKTTMRESGLIEESEELEKYVQLE; this comes from the coding sequence ATGAAAGGATGGACTGGTTACATATTAAGAATTGATCTATCTTCAAAGAAAGTTAAACAAGAATCATTTGATGAAGAATTTGCAAAGAAATGGGTAGGAGGAAGGGGCTTTGCCATAAAAATTCTATGGGATGAGTTAAAACCAGGAATCGACCCATTAGGACCGGAGAATAAATTCATAGTAGCATTAGGACCCATTGCAGGAGTACCTGCACCAAACACTGGTAAAACAGTTGTTGCAGCGAAATCTCCTCTCACTGGAGGTTATGGCGATGGGAATCTGGGCTCCTGGGTGACAGAACAGTTAAGGAAGGCTGGGTATGAAGCCATTATTGTAGAGGGGAAGGCAAATTCTCCAACATATATTTATATTGAAGATGAGAAGGTAGAATTCCTCCCCGCTAATGAGATCTGGGGCAAGGGCTCCTACGAAACCATAGAATGGCTCAATAAAAAATATGGTAAAAGAGCAGGAATCCTTACAATAGGGCAGGCTGGGGAAAACAAGGTCTTGTATTCCATAATTCGAAGCATGGAAGGAAGAGCAGGAGGAAGACCTGGCATGGGAGCTGTAATGGGCTCAAAGAATCTAAAGGCAATTGTGGTGAAGGGGACAAAAGAAATGCCTGTTTCAGACCCCGGGGGAATGAGAAAACTTGGGTTGGATGATTTGAGAAAAGTAGGAGAGATGGATAAGAAATCTGGATGGTCTGAACAGGGAACCACAGGGATTTTAGCCTGGGTTAATGAAGTAGCTGCATTACCAGTAAGAAATATGAGGAGGACATCCCATAAAGATGCTTGGAGATTGGATGGAGAAAGGCTCAATGCTGCCCGAATTGCAACTTATGGATGCCCGAATTGCACTATGCGATGCGGAATTACAATACTGGATACAGATAAGAATAAAGCAGAAATGGATTATGAAAATATTGGAATGCTGGGAAGCAATCTTGAAATTTTTGACCTCGCTCAGGTAGGTTCTTTAAACTATCTATGCGATGACTTTGGACTGGACACAATATCAGCAGGAGGAGTTTTAGCTTTTTATGCAGATGCCATTGATCAAGGCGTAGAAAAAAATGACTTCAAATTTGGAGATCCAGAAAAGGCAAAAGAACTTTTAAAAAAGATAGCCTTGAAAAAAGATGAAGGAGAACTCCTTGCCCTTGGAACAATGAAGATGGCTGAAAAGATAGGAAAAGACTCAGATGCATATGCTATGCATGTTAAAGGCCTGGAAATTTCCGCTTATAATTGTAAGTTTGTTCCTGGAATGGCTCTTGCCTATGGAACATCTGCTATCGGTGCTCATCATAAGGAAGCCTGGATTATTCTTTATGAGATAACTGAAACCCAGAGGGAGTCTTATGGAATTGAAAAGGCAAAAAAGGTGATAGATTTACAGAGAATCCGTGGAGGGCTTTTTGAAGTTATAGTTTCCTGTAGATTTCCATGGGTTGAATTAGGATGGGAACTTAATCATTACCCTGAATACTTCAAAAAGGCTACAGGACTTGATTGGACTCTTAACGATTTCTGGAAGGTAAGCGATAGAATATATAACCTCATAAGAGCATTCTGGGTCAGAGAGTTTCCAGACTGGGACAGGAAAAGAGATTATCCTCCCAAAATCTGGTTCGATCCTGCAAATGCAGACAAAGAAGGGCAAATCGCTGGAAAAATCTTAGAATATGATAAATACAATCAATTGCTCGATCTATATTACAAATTAAGAGGCTGGGATAAAAAGGGAATTCCTAAAAAAACGACAATGAGAGAATCTGGTCTGATTGAGGAAAGCGAGGAACTCGAGAAATATGTTCAACTGGAATAA
- a CDS encoding isoprenylcysteine carboxylmethyltransferase family protein, with protein MKIFYGRFFRWIGKKRGEFSFVFALIAVIINLFEKTKSVSLLKIDFSGVFIYLWLLILAGIWIRIWAAGNIKKYKEVTTSGPYRIIRHPLYLGTLLIYFSYFLAIGNDKIGIFIFIIMYLTIYYPRMLHEEENLKKHFPESYYSYAYATPRIIPNIFLIPSALKTSRFSIKEARKNIGFRSLWAIIIIPLIVEFISYVENYF; from the coding sequence TTGAAAATATTTTATGGAAGATTTTTTCGCTGGATAGGTAAGAAAAGAGGCGAATTCAGCTTTGTTTTTGCACTGATTGCTGTAATAATCAATCTCTTTGAAAAAACAAAATCAGTAAGTTTATTAAAAATTGATTTTTCAGGTGTTTTCATATATCTATGGTTGTTAATTTTAGCAGGCATCTGGATTCGGATCTGGGCTGCTGGAAATATTAAGAAATATAAAGAGGTCACAACAAGTGGACCTTACAGGATTATCAGACATCCACTTTATTTGGGAACTCTCCTGATTTATTTCTCTTATTTCCTTGCAATTGGAAATGATAAAATCGGAATTTTCATATTTATTATTATGTATTTAACAATTTATTATCCAAGAATGTTACATGAAGAGGAAAATTTGAAAAAACATTTTCCTGAGTCATATTATTCTTATGCTTATGCAACGCCAAGAATTATCCCGAATATTTTTTTGATTCCATCAGCATTAAAAACATCGAGATTTTCTATCAAAGAAGCAAGAAAAAATATAGGATTTAGAAGTTTATGGGCGATAATTATAATTCCTTTAATTGTTGAATTTATCAGCTATGTAGAAAATTATTTTTAA
- a CDS encoding aminotransferase class V-fold PLP-dependent enzyme — protein sequence MIHSRRNFLKHFAGLGGLITATAMFSPDVIKKVNAATLKLKEKTPEQVAQDEDFWFEIQQAFTIDRSIINLNNGGVHPSPRIVQEAVKEYMDFGEKSPTYTMWQVIQPLKEVTRTKLAQMFDCSPEEIAITRNSTEALDIILLGFPLKPGDEILTTTQDYPSMQNALNQREKREGIVIKRVTYPSPPSDLMEIVEAIEKGISSKTKLILICHMVNITGQILPVKEICKIAHNKGIEVVVDAAHTFAHIDHKVSDLECDYYGTSLHKWLMAPKGTGFLYVKKDKIKKIWPLFPPQDPLSDDIRKFEAIGTHQVAIELGIDEAIAFHNGIGSKRKEARFRFLKDYWAKRLMEIPQVKFRVSLDPAHSCGLANFYVEGIDPVKLSEVLFNKHHIVVTPITHEEVPGIRVTPSLYTRLEELDLFIDAVTYYINKGLPS from the coding sequence ATGATTCACTCCAGAAGAAATTTTCTAAAACATTTTGCAGGGCTTGGTGGATTAATAACAGCCACAGCAATGTTCTCACCTGATGTTATAAAAAAAGTGAATGCTGCAACATTAAAATTAAAAGAAAAAACTCCTGAACAGGTCGCTCAGGATGAAGATTTCTGGTTTGAAATTCAACAGGCATTCACAATAGATAGGAGCATTATAAACCTTAACAACGGCGGCGTCCATCCTTCGCCAAGAATTGTCCAGGAAGCAGTTAAAGAATACATGGATTTTGGGGAGAAATCACCCACATACACAATGTGGCAGGTTATACAGCCCTTAAAGGAAGTAACGCGCACAAAACTTGCTCAAATGTTCGATTGCTCTCCTGAAGAAATTGCGATTACCCGTAATTCAACAGAAGCATTGGACATTATTCTCCTTGGGTTCCCTCTGAAACCCGGGGATGAAATTCTTACAACGACTCAGGATTATCCCTCTATGCAGAATGCATTAAATCAAAGAGAAAAAAGAGAGGGTATTGTCATAAAGCGAGTCACTTACCCTTCTCCCCCTTCTGACTTAATGGAAATAGTAGAAGCTATAGAAAAGGGTATTTCTTCAAAAACAAAGCTTATACTTATATGCCATATGGTCAACATAACAGGACAAATTCTTCCTGTTAAAGAAATATGTAAAATTGCTCATAATAAGGGAATAGAGGTAGTCGTTGATGCAGCTCATACATTTGCTCACATAGATCATAAAGTTTCAGATTTAGAGTGTGACTACTACGGAACAAGTCTTCATAAATGGCTTATGGCTCCAAAGGGAACTGGGTTTCTTTATGTTAAAAAGGACAAGATTAAAAAAATATGGCCACTTTTCCCTCCTCAAGACCCCCTCAGTGATGACATTAGAAAATTCGAGGCTATTGGAACTCATCAGGTTGCTATAGAACTTGGAATCGATGAAGCTATTGCATTTCATAATGGAATAGGCTCAAAAAGAAAAGAAGCTCGATTTCGCTTCCTGAAAGATTACTGGGCAAAGAGATTGATGGAGATTCCTCAGGTAAAATTCCGTGTTTCTCTTGACCCAGCTCACTCATGTGGTCTGGCAAATTTTTATGTGGAAGGAATCGATCCTGTTAAACTATCAGAAGTTCTTTTCAATAAACATCATATAGTTGTTACACCAATTACTCATGAAGAAGTTCCTGGAATCAGGGTTACTCCGAGCCTTTATACGCGCCTTGAGGAACTTGATTTATTTATCGATGCAGTTACTTATTACATTAATAAAGGTCTTCCTTCATAA
- a CDS encoding ThiF family adenylyltransferase codes for MEKKDLLRYSRQTIHEKIGIEGQKKLKNSFIAIIGCGGLGSNVADHLARAGVGKIKIIDRDFVEIENLQRQVLFDEDDVKNNLPKAIAAAEKIKKINSEVEIEPVVTDFNFTNAENLIKGVDLVIDGLDNFETRFLINEACVKNNIPWIYGTCVSSYGFIMNIIPHKTPCLRCILDPVSPGQSFTCETVGILGPTASTIASLESVEAIKFLLGNLDALNKNLTFIDIWTDEFEKIDTSRMKKEDCSVCVQKKFDILEQKKSASISSLCGRNAVQIIPSTDKMVNLVNISKRLENLGKVFVSEHILIFKINEYEITLFPDGRAIIKGTDNESVAKKIYTQYIGM; via the coding sequence ATGGAAAAAAAAGATTTATTGAGGTATTCAAGACAGACTATTCATGAAAAGATTGGAATTGAGGGGCAAAAAAAACTGAAGAACAGTTTCATCGCAATAATAGGTTGCGGAGGGCTTGGCTCCAATGTGGCAGATCATCTGGCAAGGGCAGGAGTCGGAAAGATAAAAATTATCGATAGAGATTTTGTGGAGATTGAAAACTTACAAAGACAGGTTTTATTTGATGAAGACGATGTTAAAAATAACCTTCCTAAAGCAATCGCTGCAGCAGAAAAAATTAAGAAAATAAATTCAGAAGTTGAAATCGAGCCAGTGGTTACGGATTTTAATTTTACAAACGCAGAAAATCTTATCAAAGGAGTGGATTTAGTCATCGATGGGCTTGATAATTTCGAGACTCGGTTCTTGATAAATGAAGCATGTGTAAAAAATAACATTCCCTGGATATATGGGACATGCGTCAGCTCATATGGTTTCATAATGAACATCATTCCTCATAAAACCCCTTGCCTGAGATGTATTCTTGACCCTGTCTCTCCAGGTCAATCTTTCACCTGTGAAACAGTAGGGATACTCGGGCCAACAGCTTCAACAATAGCTTCCCTTGAAAGTGTTGAAGCGATTAAATTCCTTCTTGGGAATTTAGACGCACTAAACAAAAATTTAACTTTTATCGATATATGGACAGATGAATTTGAAAAAATCGATACTTCCAGAATGAAAAAAGAAGACTGTTCTGTATGTGTTCAAAAAAAATTTGATATTTTGGAGCAGAAAAAATCAGCATCGATTTCTTCCCTCTGCGGAAGGAATGCTGTTCAGATTATCCCATCAACAGACAAAATGGTAAATTTGGTAAACATATCAAAAAGGCTGGAAAATCTTGGAAAAGTGTTTGTAAGTGAACATATATTAATATTCAAAATAAATGAATATGAAATAACTTTGTTTCCAGATGGAAGGGCCATCATCAAAGGAACTGATAACGAATCAGTTGCTAAAAAAATTTATACTCAATATATAGGGATGTAA
- a CDS encoding glycosyl hydrolase, which translates to MKKTIFLLFFLGIFLLNLNFLNSYGNSKNSPAPDEKQKKGERILKKDVVPKPTDPVARLKSFEHHANMKNESIFKNLKWRSVGPQFMGGRVTDIAVPPGNHFTIYVAVASGNVWKTVNNGTTWESIFENESTFTIGDIAVSDSDPNIIWVGTGESNSSRSSYAGTGIFKSIDGGKTWQNMGLNDTHHIGRIIIDSQNPDVVYVAAIGHLYTDNEERGLFKTTDGGKTWNKILYISDKVGVIDVVMDPVDNKTLYAAAWERSRKAWNFIESGEGSGVYKSTDAGLTWKKLTNGFPVGKHVGRIGLDVSFSNPNVVYAILDNQALRPEEKKKEQTSGITIDQLNKMSKEEFLRLDPKVLTTFLRENNVPREYTAEIVLEMVKKGELTPQSLAQYLLDANRRLFETNVIGAEVYRSDDKGETWRKVNEKYIDGFYNTYGYYFGNIRVSPDNENNIYILGVPLLTSDDGGKRYKNIGGRGVHGDHHALWIDPKNPDRLLLGNDGGLNFSYDRGKTWQKINNLPIGQFYTIAVDMDTPYSIYGGLQDNGVVYGPNTHIPKYGVDDPWKTIYGGDGAYVQIDPTDSTTIYAEYQFGNISRISKKDRSMKNIMPKAKIGEPPLRYNWQTPFLISYHNPFILYYGANKLFKSLNRGDSWICISPDLTTNPGPERQGDVPYGTITTISESPIKPGLIYVGTDDGNVYITQNDGVTWTKINKGLPDKWVSRVVASRYEEGTVYVSLTGYRDDDFEKYLFMSTDFGKTWKSIASNLPSESINVIREDPRNKNILYAGTDLGIYISIDRGKTWNSLRNNLPTTPVHDLIVHPRDNELVIGTHGRSVFVLNVENIQKFDEKIQEKEAHLFDIKPVSLPQSRWEKGEEAVICYYLRKTQQIKISIIDETGNVIKELKGTNDAGLNIVTWDLTFEERKETREEFPMARNYVKPGNYKVEILAGDVKLEGKIQVKAPSSASLFMFD; encoded by the coding sequence ATGAAAAAAACTATTTTTCTTTTATTTTTCCTCGGCATTTTTCTATTAAATTTAAATTTTTTGAATTCTTATGGAAACAGCAAAAACTCCCCAGCTCCGGATGAAAAACAGAAGAAAGGAGAGAGAATTTTAAAGAAAGATGTTGTACCAAAACCCACTGACCCTGTTGCCCGGTTAAAATCTTTTGAGCATCATGCGAACATGAAAAATGAATCGATTTTTAAAAACCTGAAGTGGCGTTCCGTAGGACCTCAGTTTATGGGCGGAAGAGTGACAGATATTGCTGTACCTCCTGGAAATCATTTTACTATTTATGTTGCTGTTGCTTCTGGAAATGTATGGAAAACAGTGAATAATGGAACTACCTGGGAATCTATCTTTGAAAATGAGTCCACCTTCACAATCGGTGACATTGCTGTATCAGATTCTGACCCGAACATAATCTGGGTTGGAACTGGTGAAAGTAACAGCAGCAGAAGTTCTTATGCCGGAACAGGGATTTTTAAATCCATTGATGGTGGAAAAACATGGCAAAACATGGGATTGAATGATACCCATCACATTGGAAGGATAATTATCGACTCACAAAATCCCGATGTAGTATATGTGGCAGCCATAGGTCATCTTTATACAGATAACGAAGAAAGAGGACTGTTCAAAACAACTGATGGTGGAAAAACTTGGAATAAGATTCTTTATATAAGTGATAAAGTTGGAGTTATCGATGTAGTGATGGATCCAGTCGATAATAAAACATTATATGCTGCTGCATGGGAGAGGAGCAGAAAAGCATGGAATTTTATCGAAAGCGGGGAAGGGAGCGGGGTCTACAAATCAACTGATGCAGGGCTTACGTGGAAAAAATTAACCAATGGTTTTCCTGTAGGAAAACATGTAGGTCGCATTGGTCTTGATGTATCTTTTTCCAACCCAAATGTTGTGTATGCTATCCTTGACAACCAAGCTCTCCGTCCCGAAGAAAAGAAAAAGGAACAGACTTCAGGGATAACAATAGACCAGCTGAATAAAATGTCAAAAGAAGAATTTCTGAGGCTCGACCCCAAAGTTCTTACCACATTTTTAAGAGAAAATAACGTTCCTCGTGAATATACAGCAGAAATTGTTTTAGAAATGGTAAAAAAAGGAGAACTCACTCCCCAATCCCTTGCTCAATATCTTCTCGATGCTAACAGAAGATTATTTGAAACAAATGTAATTGGAGCAGAAGTTTACCGTTCTGATGATAAAGGAGAGACATGGAGAAAGGTTAATGAAAAATACATCGACGGCTTTTACAACACTTATGGATACTATTTTGGTAACATAAGAGTTTCGCCTGATAATGAAAATAATATATATATTTTAGGTGTGCCTCTTCTTACTTCAGATGATGGAGGAAAGAGATATAAAAATATTGGTGGAAGAGGAGTTCATGGTGACCATCATGCTTTATGGATTGACCCTAAAAACCCTGACAGGTTGCTTCTTGGAAATGATGGAGGCTTAAACTTTTCCTATGATAGAGGTAAAACCTGGCAGAAAATAAATAACCTTCCAATAGGTCAATTCTACACAATAGCAGTTGATATGGATACTCCATATAGCATTTATGGAGGTTTGCAGGATAATGGAGTTGTCTATGGCCCAAACACTCATATTCCTAAATATGGAGTAGATGACCCATGGAAAACAATTTATGGAGGAGATGGAGCTTATGTGCAAATTGACCCCACTGATTCCACCACAATATATGCTGAATATCAATTTGGTAACATTTCACGAATAAGTAAAAAAGACAGGTCTATGAAAAACATAATGCCAAAAGCAAAAATTGGAGAGCCTCCTTTACGATACAACTGGCAGACTCCGTTTCTAATTTCTTATCATAATCCCTTTATTCTTTATTACGGAGCTAATAAACTTTTTAAATCTCTTAATAGGGGAGACAGCTGGATTTGTATAAGCCCTGATTTAACAACTAACCCAGGACCAGAAAGACAGGGTGATGTTCCATACGGAACTATAACAACAATTTCTGAATCACCAATAAAGCCAGGGTTGATTTATGTTGGAACAGATGATGGAAATGTTTATATTACTCAGAACGACGGTGTTACCTGGACTAAAATTAACAAAGGGCTTCCTGATAAATGGGTTAGCAGAGTAGTGGCATCTCGATATGAAGAAGGAACAGTTTATGTTTCATTAACAGGATATCGTGACGATGATTTTGAAAAATATCTATTCATGTCCACTGATTTTGGAAAAACATGGAAATCCATTGCTTCGAACCTTCCTTCTGAGTCGATTAATGTAATAAGAGAAGACCCGAGGAACAAAAATATTCTTTATGCGGGAACTGATTTGGGCATTTATATATCAATCGATAGGGGAAAGACCTGGAATTCGCTCCGCAATAATTTACCAACAACTCCTGTTCATGACCTGATTGTTCATCCGAGGGATAATGAATTGGTTATTGGTACCCATGGAAGAAGCGTTTTTGTATTGAATGTGGAGAATATTCAGAAATTTGACGAGAAAATTCAGGAAAAAGAAGCTCATCTTTTTGATATAAAGCCAGTAAGCTTACCTCAAAGCAGGTGGGAAAAAGGGGAAGAAGCAGTTATATGCTATTATCTAAGAAAAACTCAACAGATTAAAATTTCCATAATTGATGAGACTGGAAATGTAATTAAAGAATTAAAAGGAACAAATGACGCAGGTTTAAACATAGTCACCTGGGATCTAACATTTGAAGAAAGAAAAGAAACAAGAGAAGAATTTCCCATGGCTCGGAATTACGTAAAACCGGGTAATTACAAAGTTGAAATTTTAGCAGGTGATGTAAAATTAGAAGGGAAAATTCAAGTTAAAGCTCCTTCTTCAGCTTCACTCTTTATGTTTGATTAA